The DNA region TACGCCGGGCAACCACCGCACCCTTCAGCACCGCCGGTGCCATTGCATTTTCCACCACCAGGACAGGTGCCACTCGAAACTTGATCCGCGTTGACATATGTCGCTGCTGGGCTAGGAGCGAGCGCAACCTGAGCTTTCGGAGAGAGCTTGGCCGAAGGCTGACGAGTGCTAGGGATAACGTTTGGGGGACGCTTCAGATTAACCGGTCGGTGCGTGTTTCGAGCCTTGAGATACAATCCACACGCATTGCAAATCGTGGCCCCCTGTGGTGATCTTCTCCAAAGAGGGGTTTGTGTTGTGCCGCAGTTACTACAAAATTGTCAAACAAAGTCCTGGCCGAGCAACGTGGAGTTTTTCCTCACCTGCAAACCTGGCCGGCATGACCTTGAGTAGAGCTAGCAACACTTTGACTTGAAGGACTGTGGGCAATCGACTGAGGACTCGGCGGGTTGGGAGTAAAAGCAGTCGCCCGAGATAATAGTGGCGAGTCTTGAGGTCCTGATGTTTCATCTGGTTGCCCATTTGACTCCATTTTTGAACGGTCCGAATTACTCGTAGCTGCTTTGGAAGTGACAGGTCTTGTTGGCAGGGCAGTTCGTCGAGGAGCTTGCGCCGTTTCTGTCGGTGGCGGAGATTGTGGGACCGGAGACGCTTCTGACAACGCCATCATCGTAAGTTACAGGCGAAGGGATACGCTCTGTTATAATACGGCAAGGTGAAGAGTTCGGTGTTGGGAGCGAAAATATGCCCCAACATATGACGGAAATGGCCGTGGGCTAGTGTCGAGCCGTCCAGCGAGCGAGGCTGAAATCTCAACCTAATCGAACGAAGAGTGGTCTTTTGTCTATATAGAAAACGAGCGGCGCTAGCAGCCAGTCTAAGGGGAGTGAGATTGCCCTGTTTGACTGATTGATaagagctgctgctgtcgtggATGGGACAAGGCCAGCACGCCACTATGGATTCGAATCCGAAGGAACCGTTGGAGGGGCGACTTATTGCTGGAGCAGGTGATAATGGTGGAGAGTGACACCACTGGGCGATTGGGTAATTGGTCTGTTGTGGTGGGATGATGTTGTCTACCAAGGTCGACGAGATGGGAGAAAGAAGATGGTGAGCAGGTTCGGAGCAAAGAGTATTTTGTCAGATGAAGGGGcatggggggggggggatagGGGGAGCCCCCAAGTGCAAATGATCAACTGCGTGGGATGCCTACTCCACCGCTCCACCAAGGCCGTGGTTATCTGATCTAGGCCGAGCGAAGAAGGGTCCGGGGATCTGATACCGATCTGTCTTCTAGGCCTGGACTATTGATTTTCTGGACCCGGAAGACCCAAGGATGCTACGCCGTATTCAACTGACCGGGGACAGGATGGGGACAAGACAGAACTACAGGACCTCACAAATCCGTTCCGGGCTCGTCTTGGTGATCTCTGGagatgtggtgatggacaGTTCGGACTTGCAGCGGTTTGGGCAGCTAAAATCTAGAGAGGCAGACCTCCGTGGTTGGGGCTGTTCCCGAGAGAAAAGGAAGGACCAGCTGGGTTTCGAAGCCCATCCCGGAAGATTGGGTCCACTTGGAAGCGCGTCTAGCGAATCAGGGGGCTGTCAATGTCAGCAGACAAGGTCTTAGTGGTCTTGACCGGGGTGTCCTGGGACTTCCCAGCAGCGTCCGTCATTACGTAGGCAGCGCGGGCTGCGAGCGTGAATCCTGCATTATGTATTAGAAAGCGTTGAGAGAAAATGGTGGGCCCCAATGCAACATTCTTGCTACGATATGTTCTTGATACGCAGCAAGAactgattttttttttttatctcaGCGAAAAGCTTGCGCCTCTGTGGGACCAAGGGGTGTCGCGGTCGGCTGCCCCATCTCCGCCGCATCAGGAGGTTGGCCTTGGCGCTGCCGTGATCTGCGCATTGCCAGGACACCCAAAACTCCACCTCCGAATCAGATTGGCTCCTTGTCGACAAGATTGCAGCGACACCATACCCGATATGCCGTGTGACCTGACAAGGACCCGGGACCGCCTTGTGCACTCACTCTTTGTAACAAAGTGGACATATCTCGCGATCATGTGGACATACGATATCATATAGTTAGTGCGCgggggaagagaaagaaagatacGGAGTCGCTTGTTGTTGGGCAGAACGGCTGCTACAACCGAATGATGCGATTTGATTATCAGATCATCAAGACAACGGCGGCGAGCGATTGCTATCCGAATCTTCGATAACCAACTTCGGCTTCCCCAGACGAAACTGGGCCCGAAGGTGCCAAATCCGGTTGGCCTGCTGGCGCCGTCTTCCCATTCGCCCCGTTTTCGGCGCGATTGGTTGCCTTAGCATTGCCTTGGTATCTCGGGCTCGTCGGCTGATCATCCTATTTGACAACCCATATGCCGCCAAGCATTTTTATCAATTCCATCAACGAAAGTTGCCCCCAACATCACTATCACCCAAGATTATGATGTTCGAATCAGCTTACAAGCGACAGCACAAGAAGCGGGTCCGAGGTTTAATTTTTTGCGTGGTTTTTTCCATCAATGGCTTCatgtgttttttttctccctcaATGTCGTTTCGGTTGAATAAAATACTCCTCAACTCTGCTCCTCATCCGGACGTTtgagagaaaaaaacacaGCCCCCCAAAAATTCTAGAACAGGGCTCCGCTGTCGTCTGCCGGCTCTTCGTTACAGCCAACTCCACCGAAGAGAGGTCCGAATCCGGGGTACAGGATAATCAAGATCCATTTGATTGGTCTCGTCCTACAAGAAAAGATCTTAGCGGCATGGTGGAATACCATGTCGATCCACTGCGGCATTGGAATTGCAAATCCAAACCACCAGATATCGGCGCTGCAAATCTGGCATATTCTCTTACACCCTCTTCTGCAAAGCCCCCGTCTCTAAGTGGTAGATATTTCCCGGAGATACAGATTCCGTGAATCCACACAATCGGTAATTTTCTCAATGGGCTAGATGTTTAGCCCGTTGAGCAGAACTAGCAACATCCTAGCAAAGCACAACCACATGTTTGGTGTAGTAGAGCTTCGAATGACGGCAACTCTTTAGAGAACAAGTGTTTGCCTCGGTTATGACAGTGAAATTAAAAACAAATTAATCACCCAGTCCTGCTAACACATGGCTGATGTTACAATGATGAATATCAACTCCTCCCAGGGTATATATATACTACACAATAAGATCAAAGATGCGAAGACAAAGGCAACAAAtcagaagaaaagaaaatgagaaaagaaaagaaaaatcaTCAGCAATAACCTCATGAACGCTATGTCCCTTCCATGACCATGAACTCATCAAGTCATaataccccccccccccaaccccaaatccAGTATTTGCAATCGACCACCAAAGCAGTCTACAGGTCTGGATCATCAGACTCGGATAACTCCGCCATCACTCCTTCGACATTCAGCAGATCAATCATCGCTTCCCTCGCCAAGTGAACAGGAATCGCAATGGACAGCGCATTCCAAAGCCACTGCCCCCGATCATTCATCGGGACCTGATGCAGAATGACAATCGGGttctttgacgacgacggaTCAAAGCTGCTCAACATGACCATGTGCTGAATGACAGAAAACTGGTAAAGCGTCGGTGGCTTGGAGACAAACCTGTTGCCCCTCGCAAGAACCTCGCGCCATCGTTTCCCCAGAgctctcaacctcctctcgaTGCTGCGAGACATGGCATCTTCAATCTCTCTGTCGTAGCTACTCCCCTCTTCGTCGCTATCATAGGCAAAAGAATCGTGATCAACCCCCATAGAGTTGTCTCGAGAAATGGGCATGTTGAGTAGCCGCGCAGTGTAGTCGTGCACCAGAACAATTGAGAGTTCCTTGCGGGGAGTCATGCTAGCATCCTGCATCGACCATTTGATGTAACTCTTGATAGCCTTGACAATAAGACCGGACGCCTTGTCCTGGAGGCCGAGCTCCTCGTAGTCGGTGACGTGCTGGGAGAGGTAAAAGAGGTTCTCGAGTGCCTTGCCAGCTGTATTTCATGTTAGGTACTGTTATTATGGCAACCAAAAGGAGGTAGGGTATGTTACTTACCTGCGTGAATGCCCTTGTAGGCATGAATCACCACACGCTTCTCGCAATCCGAAGGAGTGAAAACATCGTCAAGATGAGGCTGATTGATGCCCCACATCTTGAAGCAGATTTTCCAGTTGGATGGAATCATGGGATGCAACCCACGCAGATAGATGAGCTTGTGGACCTTCTTTTGATCTTCGTTCCAGTCATCGTAGCCTTCCAACCGACTGACGCCTTCCTCATAATCGCCAATGATCTGAGGAATGGTGCCATAGTCATCCCAGTCGCTGCTTGTGTCGTAGCCATCTTCATGGATCTCCAGAGGCTTATCCTCCTGGATCATAGCCAGTCTGGAGGTTGGGCTGTATTGACCAAAGGATGGTTGTCGGCGTTTGGGGTAACCACCGCGTAGATGGTAACGAGACTCGAGGGTTCCTGGGTCAGAACTGGGTGGTGTAGAACCTTCCGAGTCGGTCATATCGACATCGCCATCGTCGTCTCGTTCAATGCTTTGCTTGATATCCTCCTCAATGCACTCTTGAAGACGGGAGTCTTCCTCATATCTGTCGCCATATTCGgatgtgggtggtgggctcAGGGGCAGAGGTGGGGAGGACTTGACTGACTCAACCCACGACCCGACGCTTGCCATGAGCTTTGGCAGCGATGAGAGCGCACCGGAGGGCCCCATCGCGACCACTGCGACTTTCCGAGGCCGAAATATCGGAATACTGTCAAGTAATTGAGATATCAAAGGGCCTGTCGTGTATTTCCTCGAGTTCCGTGATGGAGGGAAGGTTCTGAAATGGTGGCGGGCACAATTGACGATGGTTTTGTGGCTTGAGTTTGTGTTGGTTGCGACTTGTAAAGCTTGAATTCTTTCTGGAAGCTCGACAATCAATGTCTTTATGGAAAGCGCGGGAGAGAATGGAGGAGAAATGGGCTGCAAATGGGGAACAACGACAGATCAAGTGAATGGCCTTTTCCGTCCCAAAAGTGAGGCTGCTCTCATAACGAGCAGGAAACAATGGACAATGTGATGGTTTGTGTCTAGGTGTGCAAGGCAACTTCCGGAAGCAGATGAGTAGCAGCCACCTTCCCAATTGCAAGAACCGAGCTTCAGTTGGGCCCCCCCGGAACGTTATATCGGTAAACGGAATTCCTCCGGCGGATGACCAAGATGATTTTCATCTCAGCTGCATTCGGCGGCTCATGTGTGCAAATCATGTAGCCCGTCGTGGCCCAACGCCAGAAGTGACTGACAGGCTGGCGCAAGGCCATGTGGAAGCACGAATTGGGATTCAATTCTTCAAGGGAACAGGCAATTGTGCCCCTGATTCGTACCTGTCTGGCCTCAGTAAGCCATCACTTACATCATCACACCTCCCCAACGACATAAGGCAGCCAGCGAAAAGGATGCCCAATCTGCTAATAAACGGCAGCTGGCCAAGCGGCTCAGAGGATTGAATTGAGAGAGGCCAACGTGGGGGTTGAAGTTGGGGTTCAAGGTAAGGACGGGACATCTGGTGCAGGTGGTTGAACTCCTGCAGTAGTCCACCATTCATACTGGCAGTTTGTCTTGAAACACACTCTCTCATAGACATGGTCATGGAGGCAAACATGAGTTGACGTTGGAAACACATGTCGAACAGCGGATAGCTCCATCAATTGTATAAGTCAAGGTGGGGGGTACCTGGCAATGACCAGGTGCAGGGGTGAACAGCTTCCCAAGTTCCCACCTTCCAAGCCAAATGCCGACCCTCAGAAATGGCCCGTGCGCCCCTTCCACTTCACGCTAGCAATCCCTGTTCCTGTTTTCGCGTCGGGCGACTTTTTGATGCTCTGCAACTTTTTGTCTGGAAGTACCGAACGGTATGCGAATACATGCAACACTCGACTATTTTCCAACgcccatccaaccccaacaatgGCGACCGAATTCGAGAAAATGACCGTTACGCAGCTGCGGGCAGAGCTGAAGCGCCGCAAGCTTGCCACTACCGGTCTGAAGGCTGCGCTTGTTGCCCGTTTGgtggacgacgaggaagggcAAACTGCAGCGGCCGACCAAACAGCACAGGACGAAAGCCCCACCGACGAGCCGGAACCTGTTCAAGATGCGAATCCAGAAGCGGGGACAGAGAAACACGATGATGCCGCTATGGACGATGCGCCGGTAGCAGCTCCAGAGAAAGCCACTTCGCCAGCTCCCGCCTCGCCTTCCCCGGCTGTCAAAAACGAAGAGACTGTCACCACTCAACCTGATTCTGCCATCGAGCCTGAAATTACAACCCAACAAGACTCTAACCCTCCCCCCGAAGAACTTGCCGACGTCGAGACCGTCACTATTACCGAGATTGTTCAAGATACAGTTAGCCGAAAACGTCGGTCTAGAAGCCCTCCCCCGTCTGGTGACGAATCATCTAACAAGCGAGCCCGACAAGACGACTGGGAAGAGAAGGCCGAGTTGGAGGAGTCGAGGAAGGAGCCAGCCTCACCGGCCGACAAGCACCTCGGCGAAATTACTCCCTTCGAAGTTGTGCCCCCAAGGAGCCCCGAAACTCGACTTCATGATGAGTCACCGCCTCACAAACGTCACGAGCGAGCTTGGGGTCAAAGGCTGGAGGGCAACCAACCCAGATACCAAGAGCAAAATATGGATATCGACGAGCCTATGGACGAATTTGGTCGAGTTGAGCGGTCTAGGCACCCTGCCACGTCTGCGCTCTACGTCAAGAATTTTATGAGACCCTTGAGGGAGGCATCAGTGCGCGAGTATTTTGTCCACCTTGCCGCTTTCCCAGGCGCGCCCGTCGATGACAGCTGCATTATCGACTTCCACGTAGATCAAATGCGTACTCACGCTCTTGTTAAGTTCGACAGCGTTTCGGCAGCCTCGCGGGTCCGCACAGCGTTACATGGGAAGGTCTGGCCAAATGAGAGCACCAGAAAGGAACTTTGGGTTGATTTCATTCCCTCCGAGAAAGTCGCAGAGTGGATTGACCTCGAGCGCCAGCATGGTCGTCAGACACGCTGGGAAGTCATCTTCGAGGACGACCCAGACACCCAGGAAGTCGTCGTGGCCTCTCTGGTGCAGTGTGATGGGGCCAGTTCAGGAAACAACTCGGGCAACAGACCTGCCCGGCAACCACTTCCGTCCCCGGTTGTTCCCACTGGACCCGGACGGAGATTTGCTGAACTTGAAGGCCAAGGATTCCCTGCTGGTCCCCGCGTCCGTGGCAGAGGTCAAGCTAAGCACGACCTCGAGAACTTTGAAAACACGAAGAGAACTTCTACAGGCCCGCCGCTGTACTACCAGCCCGTGTCGGAAGAGTTGGCCCAGCGACGTCTCGACAATATGCAGTCCTACTACACCAAGGACCGCTACCGCGACATGGGCCGCGAGGATGAAATCAACCGGTACACTTTTGAGAGCGGAAGCCAGTTTGTGGATCGTGGAAAGGAGGTCTTTGTAGGTATTCGGCACCCTATTCGCGAAGCCAGGAAGCGTCGCGAGCGTAACGAGCTCCGACGTGGGCGTGGGCGTCGcacaccttctcctcctcctttcaGGCGCCAGGATGATAGGGCGTACCGGGTGCGTGATGAccgtgccggtggtggtaatTGGAGTCGGGATCGGTTTGAGGCCTTGGATAGGGAGGATGATCggattggtgatggtgatgccggcCCCAAGATTCATCCGGATCGCCGCCTTAGCATGGAGAGAACGGATAGAAACGATGACCGCcgctgggagaggggggatgatgtgCCCAGGTCAAGATTTGATGGTGCACCGTTGCCAACGTATACTGGGCCGCCGAGGAACCACCGTcgccggggtggtggtgggggtcgGAACAGGCGCTAAATATTTTGAGGAAAGGatgaaagggggagggggggggccATCTGATCTGCACAAACTGGCAGAGGTGT from Podospora pseudopauciseta strain CBS 411.78 chromosome 6, whole genome shotgun sequence includes:
- a CDS encoding hypothetical protein (EggNog:ENOG503P4JD) — protein: MGPSGALSSLPKLMASVGSWVESVKSSPPLPLSPPPTSEYGDRYEEDSRLQECIEEDIKQSIERDDDGDVDMTDSEGSTPPSSDPGTLESRYHLRGGYPKRRQPSFGQYSPTSRLAMIQEDKPLEIHEDGYDTSSDWDDYGTIPQIIGDYEEGVSRLEGYDDWNEDQKKVHKLIYLRGLHPMIPSNWKICFKMWGINQPHLDDVFTPSDCEKRVVIHAYKGIHAAGKALENLFYLSQHVTDYEELGLQDKASGLIVKAIKSYIKWSMQDASMTPRKELSIVLVHDYTARLLNMPISRDNSMGVDHDSFAYDSDEEGSSYDREIEDAMSRSIERRLRALGKRWREVLARGNRFVSKPPTLYQFSVIQHMVMLSSFDPSSSKNPIVILHQVPMNDRGQWLWNALSIAIPVHLAREAMIDLLNVEGVMAELSESDDPDL
- a CDS encoding hypothetical protein (COG:S; EggNog:ENOG503Q4MX) yields the protein MTRCRGEQLPKFPPSKPNADPQKWPVRPFHFTLAIPVPVFASGDFLMLCNFLSGSTERYANTCNTRLFSNAHPTPTMATEFEKMTVTQLRAELKRRKLATTGLKAALVARLVDDEEGQTAAADQTAQDESPTDEPEPVQDANPEAGTEKHDDAAMDDAPVAAPEKATSPAPASPSPAVKNEETVTTQPDSAIEPEITTQQDSNPPPEELADVETVTITEIVQDTVSRKRRSRSPPPSGDESSNKRARQDDWEEKAELEESRKEPASPADKHLGEITPFEVVPPRSPETRLHDESPPHKRHERAWGQRLEGNQPRYQEQNMDIDEPMDEFGRVERSRHPATSALYVKNFMRPLREASVREYFVHLAAFPGAPVDDSCIIDFHVDQMRTHALVKFDSVSAASRVRTALHGKVWPNESTRKELWVDFIPSEKVAEWIDLERQHGRQTRWEVIFEDDPDTQEVVVASLVQCDGASSGNNSGNRPARQPLPSPVVPTGPGRRFAELEGQGFPAGPRVRGRGQAKHDLENFENTKRTSTGPPLYYQPVSEELAQRRLDNMQSYYTKDRYRDMGREDEINRYTFESGSQFVDRGKEVFVGIRHPIREARKRRERNELRRGRGRRTPSPPPFRRQDDRAYRVRDDRAGGGNWSRDRFEALDREDDRIGDGDAGPKIHPDRRLSMERTDRNDDRRWERGDDVPRSRFDGAPLPTYTGPPRNHRRRGGGGGRNRR